One Microbacterium sp. zg-B96 genomic region harbors:
- a CDS encoding acyl-CoA dehydrogenase family protein, with the protein MFDTVDHTPPAQGTDRFLTDEGRRIAAAVAELRPRIQAAAQAAEQARKLPDDLIEALADTGLTRAVVPIEYGGLALGARDVAEIAMELGRADAAAGWVFMVSGGARMISTFPEELVDDLYREVDTWKGPIAAGGSTFAAVTGEGRRVEGGWMVTGKWTFVSGNHSAARIFGGMHWVDGEREGHGLVMFDPGQLERLDDWAVAGMSASDSNSMRAVDEVFVPDHRFVDMADLPRHMDSAHQRYGGLAYQAKMRASMLTVSIITIGIVAGLARGSFDAFVKQTGKKPFSPPYASVAEMATSQVTAAKARAAIEIAETMLVKYADLIDAHAVAGTDFSGPEESQASVELAYVGQQCHDAIQSMARIIGSSAYALSNPIQRYLRDAAVILSHGAMRLESLAEISGRQLLGQPPFDMFAAGLQNKAPGK; encoded by the coding sequence GTGTTCGACACCGTGGACCACACCCCACCCGCCCAAGGCACTGATCGATTCCTCACCGACGAAGGCCGGCGCATCGCCGCCGCGGTCGCGGAGCTTCGTCCGCGGATCCAGGCCGCCGCGCAGGCTGCCGAGCAAGCCAGAAAGCTGCCGGACGACCTCATTGAGGCTCTCGCCGACACCGGCCTCACGCGCGCGGTGGTGCCCATCGAGTACGGCGGGCTCGCCCTCGGCGCCCGTGACGTCGCCGAGATCGCGATGGAACTCGGTCGCGCCGACGCCGCCGCCGGTTGGGTGTTCATGGTTTCCGGCGGTGCCCGCATGATCTCCACCTTCCCCGAGGAGTTGGTCGACGACCTGTACCGCGAAGTGGACACCTGGAAGGGGCCGATCGCAGCAGGCGGCTCCACGTTTGCGGCTGTCACCGGTGAGGGGCGGCGGGTGGAGGGCGGCTGGATGGTCACGGGCAAATGGACCTTCGTCAGCGGCAACCACAGCGCTGCCCGGATCTTCGGCGGCATGCACTGGGTGGACGGTGAGCGGGAGGGACACGGTCTCGTCATGTTCGACCCCGGGCAGCTCGAGCGCCTCGATGACTGGGCGGTCGCGGGCATGTCAGCGTCCGACAGCAACAGCATGCGCGCCGTCGATGAGGTGTTCGTGCCCGACCACCGATTCGTGGACATGGCCGACCTTCCCCGGCATATGGACTCCGCCCACCAGCGATACGGGGGTCTGGCCTACCAGGCGAAGATGCGGGCCTCAATGCTCACGGTCTCGATCATCACGATCGGGATCGTGGCCGGCCTGGCCAGAGGATCCTTCGACGCCTTCGTGAAGCAGACTGGAAAGAAGCCGTTCAGCCCGCCCTACGCGTCGGTCGCCGAGATGGCGACATCACAGGTGACGGCAGCCAAAGCACGCGCCGCGATCGAGATCGCCGAGACCATGCTCGTGAAATACGCCGACCTGATCGATGCGCACGCGGTTGCCGGCACGGACTTCAGCGGACCCGAGGAGTCGCAAGCAAGCGTGGAACTCGCCTACGTCGGCCAGCAGTGCCACGACGCGATTCAGAGCATGGCCCGCATCATCGGATCTTCGGCATACGCGCTGTCCAACCCGATCCAGCGCTACCTCCGCGACGCTGCGGTGATCCTGTCCCATGGCGCGATGCGCCTCGAGTCGCTCGCCGAGATCTCCGGGCGCCAGCTGCTCGGCCAGCCGCCGTTCGACATGTTCGCTGCCGGCCTGCAGAACAAGGCGCCGGGCAAGTGA
- a CDS encoding nuclear transport factor 2 family protein, whose amino-acid sequence MTDSADQLAANKQVVLDYFRDVVAAFDVRPLEHFIARDFVLHGADDLVGIDAFEQILLRDFAGHPPLDPADVKMLPPAFVLAEGDLVTIAFYMPMAEPDEAGAAYDYYGFNTYRITDGKIAERWTNEHRYARPQFLPEMALGNPATGPEHVGGTDLEANKALVAGFYAEVFGPLNAEAVKDFVTDDYLQHVKHMPQGRRGLEAFVESLAAQAPPPPAPAEDGAPPVAPAPDVLHAEGDMVVIAAGLPQPLRDGSGGTWNYFAYDAYRVRDGKLAEHWSGIDKHARPEHG is encoded by the coding sequence ATGACCGACAGTGCGGACCAGCTCGCGGCCAACAAGCAGGTCGTGCTCGACTACTTCCGCGACGTCGTCGCGGCGTTCGACGTACGCCCGCTCGAACATTTCATCGCGCGGGACTTCGTGCTGCACGGTGCCGACGATCTCGTGGGAATCGACGCATTCGAGCAGATCCTGTTGCGCGATTTCGCCGGCCATCCGCCGCTGGACCCCGCCGACGTCAAGATGCTGCCGCCCGCCTTCGTGCTCGCCGAGGGTGACCTGGTGACCATCGCGTTCTACATGCCGATGGCCGAACCGGATGAGGCGGGTGCCGCCTACGACTACTACGGCTTCAACACGTACCGGATCACGGACGGCAAAATCGCCGAACGGTGGACGAACGAGCACCGCTATGCGCGGCCGCAGTTCCTCCCCGAAATGGCACTCGGCAATCCAGCCACCGGGCCGGAACACGTCGGCGGCACCGACCTCGAGGCCAACAAAGCGCTGGTCGCGGGCTTCTACGCGGAGGTCTTCGGTCCGCTGAACGCGGAGGCGGTGAAGGATTTCGTCACCGACGACTACCTCCAGCACGTGAAGCACATGCCGCAGGGCCGGCGCGGGCTCGAGGCGTTCGTCGAGAGCCTGGCAGCTCAGGCTCCGCCCCCGCCCGCCCCCGCCGAGGACGGGGCGCCGCCGGTCGCGCCCGCCCCCGACGTCCTGCACGCCGAGGGGGACATGGTCGTCATCGCGGCCGGTCTGCCGCAGCCTCTGCGCGATGGCTCTGGCGGCACGTGGAACTACTTCGCGTACGACGCCTACCGCGTGCGCGACGGAAAGCTCGCGGAGCACTGGAGCGGTATCGACAAGCACGCACGCCCTGAGCATGGCTGA
- a CDS encoding acyl-CoA dehydrogenase family protein — MTTIGAPHGVRTAMEDVVGEIRERIEEIERLRRIPADLHKTLRDAGMYRLLLPSSHGGLQASSDEVLDVIETLAAVDGSVAWATSIGIQSPAVLSWLPRATFERIYAEGSDITVGGAFGPQGQAEVVDGGYRVTGRWGFASGCDNWDFLFANCVVTQGGQPRPGGPDGPPGQPATRAMLVPRADAEIIDTWHTLGMRGTGSNDFTLQDVFVPEEFTFGLGAEPCIPGITRYPLIEFGFELASIAIGVAQGALNDVADSAAGRQRVMARTRIADDAVAQHRIGRAHTELRAARALIRASALSLRENPEQDFIGLMTEASAANASVIDTCIDVVGMCFRTYGARGIYSDSSLQRRLRDIYTIAQHATLNDSAWTRQGVALFGGPGGPS; from the coding sequence ATGACGACGATCGGGGCACCACACGGCGTGCGAACGGCGATGGAGGACGTGGTCGGCGAGATCCGTGAGCGGATCGAGGAGATCGAGCGGCTCCGCCGGATTCCGGCCGACTTGCATAAGACGCTCCGTGACGCGGGGATGTACCGGCTGCTGCTGCCGTCCAGCCACGGCGGACTGCAGGCGAGTTCGGATGAGGTGCTCGACGTCATCGAGACCCTGGCCGCGGTCGACGGGTCGGTCGCCTGGGCCACCTCGATCGGCATCCAGAGCCCCGCGGTGCTCTCCTGGCTGCCGCGCGCAACGTTCGAGCGGATCTACGCCGAGGGCTCCGACATCACCGTCGGGGGCGCCTTCGGTCCGCAGGGGCAGGCAGAGGTCGTCGACGGCGGCTACCGCGTCACCGGACGCTGGGGGTTCGCCAGCGGCTGCGACAACTGGGACTTCCTGTTCGCGAACTGCGTGGTCACGCAGGGTGGGCAGCCGCGGCCGGGTGGACCGGACGGTCCGCCCGGCCAGCCGGCGACCCGTGCCATGCTGGTGCCCCGCGCGGACGCCGAGATCATCGACACCTGGCACACGCTGGGCATGCGCGGCACGGGTAGCAACGACTTCACCCTGCAGGATGTGTTCGTGCCGGAGGAGTTCACCTTCGGGCTGGGCGCAGAACCCTGCATCCCCGGCATCACGCGGTACCCGCTCATCGAGTTCGGCTTCGAACTCGCCTCCATCGCCATCGGCGTCGCACAGGGGGCGCTGAACGACGTCGCCGACTCCGCCGCCGGTCGTCAACGCGTGATGGCCCGTACCCGCATCGCGGATGACGCCGTCGCCCAGCACCGCATCGGCCGCGCGCACACCGAACTGCGCGCCGCTCGGGCCTTGATCCGCGCAAGCGCCCTCTCCCTGCGGGAGAACCCGGAGCAGGACTTCATCGGTCTCATGACCGAGGCTTCCGCCGCGAACGCTTCAGTGATCGACACCTGCATCGACGTGGTCGGGATGTGCTTCCGCACCTACGGCGCCCGCGGCATCTACAGCGACTCATCGCTGCAGCGTCGGCTACGCGACATCTATACGATCGCCCAGCACGCGACGCTCAACGACAGCGCGTGGACCCGCCAGGGCGTTGCGCTCTTCGGCGGTCCCGGCGGCCCCTCCTGA
- a CDS encoding DUF5050 domain-containing protein has protein sequence MGFSLHEHRRMRRIVAAGLAVGLAAVLASCSAGGGGGQIFWTNSGTEVGVPNRDEGINSIGAANLDGSESNPEFITGASFPIGVATDGEYLYWSNGDQNTIGRATLDGSEVDQQFLAELSSPAGLAIHGDYLYWSNASHNTIGRSSLDGSDVNDAFLSGADFPNAIAVDDDFVYWANNGDNTIGRSNLDGSDPDQAFMTGVVTPAGLTVTDEHLYWTSRSDGTVGRANLDGSEPEPDIISGANTPAGVAVTDSYLYWTSSDGTVGRANLDGSDADPDFLTGAQGPGALIVWQG, from the coding sequence ATGGGGTTTTCCCTTCACGAGCACCGAAGGATGCGGCGCATCGTCGCCGCCGGGCTGGCTGTCGGTCTCGCCGCCGTGCTGGCATCGTGCAGCGCCGGCGGCGGAGGCGGCCAGATCTTCTGGACGAACAGCGGCACCGAGGTCGGTGTCCCCAACCGGGACGAGGGGATCAACTCCATCGGGGCCGCCAACCTGGACGGCAGTGAGTCGAACCCCGAGTTCATCACCGGGGCGAGCTTCCCGATCGGCGTGGCCACAGACGGCGAATACCTCTACTGGAGCAACGGAGATCAGAACACGATCGGCCGCGCGACGCTCGACGGCTCGGAGGTCGACCAGCAGTTCCTCGCCGAGCTGAGTTCGCCCGCCGGCCTGGCGATTCACGGTGACTACCTCTACTGGAGCAACGCCAGCCACAACACGATCGGACGATCGAGCCTCGACGGCTCCGATGTGAACGACGCCTTCCTCAGTGGCGCTGACTTTCCCAACGCGATCGCCGTCGACGACGACTTCGTCTACTGGGCCAACAACGGCGACAACACCATCGGCCGATCCAACCTCGACGGCTCCGACCCGGACCAGGCTTTCATGACCGGTGTCGTCACGCCGGCGGGCCTGACGGTGACGGATGAACACCTGTACTGGACCAGCCGCAGCGACGGCACGGTCGGCCGGGCGAACCTGGATGGCAGCGAGCCGGAGCCGGACATCATCTCCGGCGCGAACACGCCCGCGGGCGTCGCGGTGACCGACTCGTACCTCTACTGGACCAGCAGCGACGGCACCGTCGGCCGCGCGAACCTCGACGGGAGTGACGCCGACCCCGACTTCTTGACGGGGGCTCAGGGCCCGGGCGCGCTCATCGTCTGGCAGGGGTGA
- a CDS encoding GntR family transcriptional regulator, with product MRSLGTGEGAVAEVVAVIRTAIVSGRLAPGSEIALAELSEQLDVAMTTTRDALTRLADQRLVIESSDFQFRVAQASRAELAELTELRQIVEGAAVRLSVERGDSGWVQRVRESYSALAAVERVSNRPGTQEDWRAAHTAFHEALCADAHNARLTALAAILRDEAEIYRQLSDSASTPERRVEVAGEHRRLMELAVAGRGDEARDLLHTHLAGTRDAVIGSVWPDDRP from the coding sequence ATGAGGTCTCTCGGCACCGGCGAGGGGGCGGTCGCGGAGGTCGTCGCCGTCATCCGCACAGCGATCGTCAGCGGGCGGCTGGCTCCCGGTAGTGAAATCGCTCTGGCCGAGCTCTCCGAGCAGCTCGATGTCGCGATGACGACCACTCGCGACGCGCTGACGCGCCTCGCCGATCAGCGCCTCGTCATCGAGTCCAGCGACTTCCAGTTCCGCGTTGCGCAGGCGTCCCGCGCAGAGCTCGCCGAACTCACCGAGTTGCGTCAAATCGTCGAAGGCGCTGCCGTGCGGCTGTCGGTGGAGCGCGGCGACTCCGGGTGGGTGCAGCGGGTCCGGGAGAGCTACTCCGCCCTTGCCGCGGTGGAGCGCGTCTCGAATCGCCCCGGGACGCAGGAGGACTGGCGGGCCGCGCACACGGCCTTCCACGAGGCGCTCTGCGCCGATGCGCACAACGCGCGCCTGACCGCGCTGGCGGCGATCCTGCGGGATGAAGCCGAGATCTACCGTCAGCTGTCCGACTCCGCGTCGACGCCCGAGCGTCGCGTCGAGGTCGCGGGCGAGCACCGGCGTCTGATGGAGCTCGCCGTCGCTGGGCGGGGCGACGAGGCGAGAGATCTACTCCACACGCACTTGGCCGGCACGAGGGATGCCGTCATCGGCTCCGTGTGGCCGGACGACAGGCCATGA
- a CDS encoding DUF5050 domain-containing protein: MTTPRTLTRAAAVGASTLVILLLTACGAAAGGGADDGPTHLYWANNGIHENEPLSATAHTIGVAAIDGTETNQELISDVTFPTGVAVHGDYVYWTDIEQGGIGRAKLDGSVADPEFITDGVRLPNGIAVDGEHVYWSNNGTNSIGRANIDGSEVDGFFIKGIQVPNGIAVDGDYIYWTNWVNAIGRANLDGSGIDEEFIVDARTQSEQILSPIPIGLAVDGEFIYWSNQQENTIGRANIDGTEPDVAFITGATFPAGIALDDEHIYWANNNDTIGRAKLDGSQANQSFIEGADAPAGLAVR, translated from the coding sequence GTGACCACCCCGCGCACCCTCACCCGCGCAGCCGCTGTCGGCGCCTCCACCCTGGTCATCCTGCTGCTCACCGCGTGCGGTGCGGCCGCGGGGGGCGGCGCCGACGATGGGCCGACGCACCTGTACTGGGCCAACAACGGGATCCACGAGAATGAGCCCCTGTCGGCGACCGCCCACACGATCGGGGTGGCGGCCATCGACGGCACCGAGACGAACCAGGAGCTGATCAGCGACGTCACGTTCCCGACGGGGGTCGCCGTCCACGGCGACTACGTCTACTGGACCGACATCGAACAGGGCGGCATCGGACGCGCCAAGCTGGACGGCAGCGTGGCCGACCCGGAGTTCATCACCGACGGCGTCCGCCTGCCCAACGGCATCGCCGTGGACGGCGAGCATGTGTACTGGTCGAACAACGGCACGAACTCGATCGGCCGGGCGAACATCGACGGCTCAGAGGTCGACGGCTTCTTCATCAAGGGGATTCAGGTGCCCAACGGCATCGCCGTGGATGGCGACTACATCTACTGGACCAACTGGGTAAACGCGATCGGGCGGGCCAACCTCGATGGCAGCGGAATCGACGAGGAGTTCATCGTGGATGCCCGCACCCAGAGCGAACAGATCCTGTCACCCATCCCCATCGGGCTCGCCGTCGACGGTGAATTCATCTACTGGTCGAATCAGCAGGAGAACACCATCGGTCGGGCGAACATCGACGGAACCGAGCCGGACGTCGCTTTCATCACCGGTGCGACGTTCCCCGCTGGCATCGCCCTCGACGATGAACACATCTACTGGGCCAACAACAACGACACGATCGGCCGGGCGAAGCTCGATGGTTCACAGGCCAACCAGAGCTTCATCGAGGGCGCAGACGCCCCAGCCGGCCTCGCCGTCCGGTGA
- a CDS encoding putative quinol monooxygenase translates to MAFICSATWTAKDGEAETVSAALEQLAPASRTEAGNLYYQPYQDPAEPNVFRIFEVYTDEAAFKAHAEYDHFKTWALGQAIPALETRQREFYETLDY, encoded by the coding sequence ATGGCATTCATCTGCAGCGCGACGTGGACCGCCAAGGACGGCGAGGCCGAGACCGTGAGCGCGGCCCTGGAACAGCTTGCGCCGGCCAGCCGCACGGAGGCGGGCAATCTCTACTACCAGCCGTACCAGGACCCGGCGGAGCCGAACGTGTTCCGCATCTTCGAGGTCTATACCGACGAGGCGGCCTTCAAGGCGCACGCCGAGTACGACCACTTCAAGACGTGGGCCCTCGGGCAGGCGATCCCCGCCCTGGAGACGCGCCAGCGGGAGTTCTACGAGACCCTGGATTACTGA
- a CDS encoding flavin reductase family protein, producing MSTANAHAASVSGSPRPGGETVALPGGVSPEEFKLAFRNHPAGVAVITADAGQGPAGLTATSVFSISAEPPLLIFSLSTLSSSTPTIVAADTVVVHLLGARQHMAAKRFATSGIDRFADVSTWGRLPGGEPYLLDAAVLLRGRIIDRLDAGSSTVVVVHVLDTHVGQAADEPPLVYHNRTWHQLDGSSALTV from the coding sequence ATGAGCACTGCGAACGCGCACGCCGCCAGCGTCAGCGGATCCCCTCGCCCTGGCGGTGAGACCGTTGCGCTGCCGGGCGGCGTGTCGCCCGAGGAGTTCAAGCTGGCTTTCCGCAATCACCCCGCCGGTGTCGCGGTGATCACCGCCGACGCGGGCCAGGGCCCAGCAGGTCTGACCGCAACGAGCGTCTTCTCGATCAGTGCTGAACCGCCGCTGCTGATCTTCTCCCTGTCGACACTGTCCTCAAGTACGCCCACCATCGTGGCTGCAGACACCGTCGTCGTCCATCTTCTGGGGGCAAGGCAGCATATGGCCGCCAAACGCTTCGCGACGAGCGGGATCGACCGCTTCGCCGACGTCTCCACGTGGGGCCGACTGCCCGGCGGCGAGCCCTACCTGCTGGATGCCGCAGTCCTACTGCGCGGTCGGATCATCGACCGCTTGGATGCCGGGAGCTCGACCGTCGTCGTCGTGCACGTGCTGGACACGCACGTCGGGCAGGCGGCTGATGAGCCGCCGCTGGTCTATCACAACCGCACATGGCACCAGCTGGACGGGAGCTCCGCGCTGACGGTCTGA
- a CDS encoding NAD(P)H-binding protein, translating into MKVLITGASGHLGRAVAGLLLERLAPADVVLGTRSPDALTDFMARGAEVRELDLDRPETLPGAFLGVDRVLLISTDALGRRGVQHQAAIDAATRAGATFIAYTSFPVLGSGDVISADHAATEQSLKDGPLEWCILRNFPYAEGETRALAEAVARGELVSNTGAGRTAFVSRADCAAVAAAVLTTSGHAGQVYDVTGPAALDAQDRARLFSEVSSRPVPVRHVDDETLARELAAAGGAPFPVALAMVSGIGGATREGAFATVSGVVSRLTGREATPLRTVLVSAQAAG; encoded by the coding sequence GTGAAGGTGCTCATCACGGGGGCGTCCGGACACCTGGGGCGCGCGGTGGCCGGCCTTCTGCTGGAGCGGCTGGCGCCGGCGGACGTGGTCCTGGGTACCCGGAGCCCCGACGCTCTCACGGACTTCATGGCGCGCGGTGCCGAGGTGCGCGAACTCGACCTGGACCGCCCGGAGACCCTGCCGGGCGCGTTCCTGGGTGTCGATCGCGTCCTCCTGATCTCCACGGACGCGTTGGGTCGCCGCGGGGTGCAGCATCAGGCCGCAATCGATGCCGCGACGCGCGCCGGTGCGACCTTCATCGCCTATACCTCCTTCCCCGTTCTGGGGTCCGGAGACGTCATCTCCGCAGATCACGCGGCCACGGAACAATCTCTCAAGGACGGTCCGCTGGAGTGGTGCATTCTGCGGAACTTCCCCTATGCCGAAGGCGAGACGCGCGCGTTGGCGGAGGCCGTCGCGCGCGGCGAGCTGGTCTCGAACACGGGGGCCGGGCGCACGGCGTTCGTCTCCCGGGCGGACTGCGCGGCGGTGGCAGCGGCGGTGCTGACCACGAGCGGTCACGCCGGTCAGGTGTATGACGTCACCGGCCCTGCAGCGCTGGATGCGCAGGACCGCGCGCGCCTCTTCTCCGAGGTCAGCAGCCGGCCGGTCCCCGTGCGCCATGTCGATGACGAGACCTTGGCTCGGGAGCTCGCCGCGGCCGGCGGCGCGCCGTTCCCGGTCGCGCTGGCCATGGTCTCGGGCATCGGGGGCGCCACCCGGGAGGGAGCTTTCGCGACCGTCAGTGGAGTCGTCTCGCGGTTGACCGGCCGCGAGGCGACCCCGCTGCGCACCGTCCTGGTGAGCGCGCAGGCAGCTGGCTGA
- a CDS encoding peroxidase family protein: MTSGERADAAPEQNAQSGAGSSRRNFLKVLGVTGAGLVAGGAGIAAAISGQGGGTPVPAPTPSQTLAASASKGIPQNAGKFGIMFPSLRTEPFAHPDDIVRQALMEVGKRGGIMDAMDDLTVAPERLLFDPAVNGTPTATDTFGRNPFNPTQTVGTTFFGQFITHDITFDATSVLGAPANPLLTPNERTPSLDLDAVFGGGPGTSRRLYESDGKVKIGTGGVYETVPFTSKSDGSYETLAPDGRNTQTLTLEGLMAAYMMAYNRVLDDLSEIDLKPYSTARDADLTNVNERHLVAKEVILWHYHWLIINEYLPQVVGQAVVDDVLANGNRYYKPPAGNAFMPIEFNSASFKFGHSQADAAYRANFSSGTGASADPAKAPFYGLGFNAAIPTTRFDNNTFDRDDMLGGYPAPRRYLGWQSFFDFGDGQVVHNRRITPKITSVLFTLPGPAIPGGLETEFSMLTQRDLLRVLTWALPPGQAVAREMGVDALTKADLEEIGSVYEPFATKTPMWYYEMAEAKVAAGGLTLGPVGARIVTETLIGIMRDDGRCYLNQQPGFTPFLGADLEYGPNRVATMGGSHEYTHANFLYYAGVVEPGLYR, from the coding sequence ATGACTTCTGGAGAGCGGGCAGACGCTGCGCCGGAGCAGAACGCACAATCGGGTGCAGGCTCCTCCCGCCGCAACTTCCTGAAGGTGCTCGGCGTGACCGGGGCGGGCCTGGTCGCCGGCGGGGCCGGCATCGCCGCCGCCATCTCGGGGCAGGGCGGCGGCACCCCCGTACCGGCGCCGACGCCCTCGCAGACCCTCGCGGCGTCAGCATCGAAGGGGATCCCGCAGAACGCCGGAAAATTCGGCATCATGTTCCCCTCACTGCGCACCGAACCGTTCGCACACCCTGACGACATCGTTCGGCAGGCGCTGATGGAGGTCGGCAAGCGCGGCGGCATCATGGACGCCATGGACGACCTCACCGTCGCCCCCGAGCGCCTGCTCTTCGACCCCGCCGTGAACGGCACTCCCACGGCGACGGACACCTTCGGACGCAACCCTTTCAACCCGACGCAGACGGTCGGGACGACATTCTTCGGCCAGTTCATCACGCACGACATCACGTTCGACGCGACCTCGGTGCTGGGGGCTCCGGCCAACCCGCTGCTCACGCCCAACGAGCGGACACCGTCACTCGACCTCGACGCGGTCTTCGGCGGTGGCCCCGGCACATCCCGCAGGTTGTACGAGTCCGATGGCAAGGTCAAGATCGGCACCGGCGGCGTCTACGAGACAGTGCCTTTCACCTCCAAGTCCGACGGCTCCTACGAGACCCTCGCCCCGGACGGCCGCAACACCCAGACGTTGACGCTCGAGGGCCTCATGGCGGCATACATGATGGCGTACAACCGCGTTCTGGACGACCTGTCGGAGATCGACCTCAAGCCCTACTCCACCGCACGCGACGCAGACCTCACCAACGTGAACGAACGTCACCTGGTGGCCAAGGAGGTCATCCTCTGGCACTACCACTGGCTGATCATCAACGAGTACCTGCCGCAGGTCGTCGGGCAGGCCGTCGTCGACGATGTGCTCGCGAACGGCAACCGCTATTACAAGCCGCCGGCGGGAAACGCCTTCATGCCGATCGAGTTCAACTCGGCCTCGTTCAAGTTCGGTCACAGCCAGGCCGACGCCGCCTACCGAGCCAACTTCTCCAGCGGTACAGGCGCCAGCGCCGACCCGGCGAAGGCCCCCTTCTACGGGCTCGGATTCAATGCAGCCATTCCGACCACGCGCTTCGACAACAACACCTTCGACCGTGACGACATGCTCGGCGGGTATCCGGCACCGCGGCGGTACCTCGGGTGGCAGTCGTTCTTCGACTTCGGCGACGGTCAGGTCGTGCACAACCGGCGCATCACGCCCAAGATCACGAGCGTGCTGTTCACGCTGCCCGGTCCGGCCATCCCCGGAGGGCTGGAGACCGAGTTCAGCATGCTGACGCAGCGTGACCTCCTGCGCGTACTCACGTGGGCCCTGCCTCCCGGGCAGGCCGTCGCGCGCGAGATGGGGGTCGATGCCCTCACCAAGGCCGACCTCGAGGAGATCGGCAGCGTCTACGAGCCCTTCGCGACCAAGACCCCCATGTGGTACTACGAGATGGCCGAGGCCAAGGTGGCCGCCGGCGGTCTGACCCTCGGTCCCGTCGGCGCACGCATCGTGACCGAGACACTCATCGGCATCATGCGCGACGACGGCCGCTGCTACCTCAATCAGCAGCCCGGTTTCACCCCGTTCCTCGGTGCGGACCTGGAGTACGGCCCGAACCGGGTGGCCACCATGGGCGGCAGTCACGAGTACACCCACGCCAACTTCCTCTACTACGCCGGGGTCGTCGAGCCCGGTCTGTACCGCTGA
- a CDS encoding fumarylacetoacetate hydrolase family protein yields MRVARYREGGAIRVALVEADTLRPLPVGSDVLDILNLPADAREELSAQAGEAVPLDRAALVAPIDPPAMRDFVAFERHVEGVNATVGGGAAGVPDAWYEAPVFLFMNPHALTAPFGDIPMPPFTTALDFELEVAAIVGTRVRDAALDEAESLIVGYAVFNDWSARDVQRREMQVGLGPSKGKDFAHTLGPWITTPDELEQWRTADRYDLTMQVSVNGQLVGGDSLATLAWSFPELLVHASRDAWVGAGDVLATGTVGGGALAEWWSRRGEQTPPPLQVGDVVTMTVAGLGTIENRIVTTASPGHRAPAARRMGA; encoded by the coding sequence ATGCGCGTTGCCCGGTATCGCGAGGGCGGCGCGATCCGCGTCGCCCTCGTCGAAGCAGACACGCTCCGACCGCTTCCGGTCGGCTCGGACGTGCTCGACATCCTGAATCTTCCCGCCGACGCCCGCGAGGAGCTGTCTGCCCAGGCTGGCGAGGCGGTCCCGCTCGACCGAGCCGCCCTCGTTGCCCCCATCGACCCGCCTGCCATGCGGGACTTCGTCGCTTTCGAGAGGCACGTCGAAGGTGTGAACGCCACGGTCGGCGGCGGTGCGGCGGGAGTGCCGGACGCCTGGTACGAGGCGCCGGTGTTCCTGTTCATGAACCCGCACGCGCTCACCGCGCCGTTCGGCGACATCCCCATGCCGCCATTTACTACGGCCTTGGACTTCGAGCTCGAGGTGGCCGCGATCGTCGGCACCCGCGTGCGCGACGCTGCACTGGACGAGGCGGAATCGCTCATCGTCGGCTACGCCGTTTTCAACGACTGGTCGGCCCGAGACGTCCAGCGCCGCGAGATGCAGGTCGGCCTCGGCCCGAGCAAGGGCAAGGATTTCGCCCACACCCTGGGTCCGTGGATCACGACCCCGGACGAACTGGAGCAATGGCGTACCGCGGATCGCTACGACTTGACCATGCAGGTGAGCGTCAACGGCCAGTTGGTCGGCGGCGACAGCCTCGCCACCCTGGCCTGGAGCTTCCCCGAGCTGCTCGTGCACGCCTCGCGCGACGCCTGGGTGGGTGCCGGTGATGTGCTCGCTACCGGAACGGTCGGAGGCGGCGCCCTCGCCGAGTGGTGGAGTCGGCGAGGCGAGCAGACGCCGCCACCGCTCCAGGTGGGCGACGTCGTGACGATGACCGTTGCGGGTCTCGGCACGATCGAGAACCGGATCGTCACGACGGCCAGTCCGGGCCATCGGGCACCGGCAGCGCGGCGGATGGGTGCCTAG